The Deltaproteobacteria bacterium genomic interval ATCACGGCCACGCTGGATCAAGTTGACCGGGTTACCAAGGACTGCCTCGGATTGGGGCAATTGGGCTGTATGTCGTCACGCCTAATCTGTGTCGCTGGAAAAGAGGGGGGAAAAGGTTCACTGAAAAGCCTGATCCAAAGTTTGCAATCATCGGGGCAGAAATTCTGGTCGAAGGATTTCCCCTGGCGTCAAATGGTGAGTTTGGACTTCGAGCATTTTCGTCAAGCAAATTTAGGGGCAGAGGTCTTTGTGCCACCGAGTACTGCCCACCCACTAGTCTGCTTAACGAAGTTGCCTAACCTTGGTGAGCTAGAGGGACTCGAGAACGCATTGGCGCAAAATCAGTTTTGTCTTTCCGTTGCTGCAATTGACACCCAAGATATACCAGAAATATCTGTTAATATTGCAAAATATCTGTCCGACAGGAGAAACCTCGGCACTTTGACTGTACCCTTTTCCGTGCTGAACCAGACCCAAGAGCTGCTCCTTCGCAGTGGTTTAAGCTGTCACTCAGTAAGGCCACTAGGCGAGGCAAACGCACCAAAATGGGACGGTCTGCACGAGGGCATCCCGTTATTCGACCCATCACTGCGGGAGCCGATTCTTTAGTCTCTGCCTTCATGCTATCTTATAAGAAAGCCCCTAAATTACCGCTTCTCGCACGGCTCTAGAACAGACGTCGTGCGGCCGTATTCTTGAAAAACTCGGTGGCCCAACGGTTGTCGTCACATAATATAAGGTTTGTCTGCATGACTGAATGGGTTAGGCACATGCACACATACGATGCGGAACAACTGCGTATGCTAGCTTACACTTACTACGAAAATTTCCTGCCACATTTCCGTCAACAGCCGGAAGGATCTTTGATTGAGCCGGTGACCATCGAATTCTCCAGCAGGATGAAACAAAAACTGGGGCTTGCATTTCTTTTTGAGCATAAGATACGGTTAAATTTACCATATTTCCGTTCAGACCCCAGCCTACTACCTTACACACTATTCCATGAACTGACACATTTGTGGCTTTACGACTGCATGCTGGACCCAGGGCATACCCGCCGCTTTTACAAGAAAATGAGGGACTTTGAGGCAACCGGTTTAGCTATTGATCCCGACGTCCACATACATACTCGCGTGGCCGCGGAGGGTAAGTTCGTGTATAGTTGCCCTAACTGTAAGAACCGCTGGTACTTGCGTGACCAGCTAAAGTATTCAATTTATTGTGGTCACTGCTTTGACAGAGAGGGAATTGAGTATTTCGCTGAGGGCCTTAGCATCTCAGGCCGCCACGAAAACATATGTAAGGATACTGATTCCGCAGCCTGAGCTGGGTTTTATGAAAAGTGCCAATGAGAGGACCAAACTGTTGTCATCGCTAAGTCGACTCATGAAATCGTTTTTACTGTTAGGTACCGTTTTACTTCCGGCAAGTACGGTTGTCGCACAGGTAAGTTTTGTAGACCAATCTCAGATGTTTACAAAGTTGCCATTTGTTTCGCCGGCAAATTTCGCCGATTCGGTCTTGCAGGAGCAACGTAAGGCTGTGGCAATCAGAACTTTCTGCACCGAGGTGCGCAAATATTACCGAAAATATAAATGGAACGACGATCCCTGTGGTAATTTGCGTTGGCAGGCCGAGCTCCACACGCGATCAGGACATCCTCTCATTTACGCAGAATTTGGCAGTGGGCAAGAGACGACGCTTCTCCTTGGTGGAGTGCATGCAGACGAGCTAACACCGATCCATTTAGCCTTCCGATTTGCCAGATATTTGAATGATAACAGCAATCTACTCGGCACTAACGCGCATGTTATCCTAGCTCCGCTGGTAAATCCCGACGGGTTTTTACGGACACGCCCAACACGCACCAACTTTAACGGCATCGATCTCAATCGCAATTTTTTTACTGCGGATTGGTACGACAAAGCTCGCCGCGTTTGGCAAATCGACCGCAAGAAGGTGCTGGCACACTTTCCTGGCTACTTCCCAAATTCTGAAGTCGAAACAATCTTCCAGATTCAACTAATCGACCGATTCAAACCCGATAAAATACTTTCCGTTCACGCGCCCCTTGGCTTTTTAGATTACGATGGTCCAGGGTCAGGAATACTGCGCCCGCTCACGACTACTGAAAGAAAAGCTAAGAGATTGGTTAAAGCGATCTCAGAAAGCTCACAAAATTATAAAGTGGTGGACTACACCTTCTACCCTGGCTCACTCGGCAACTATGCTGGTAACGAACGTCAAATTCCAACCGTCACACTCGAGCTCCAAACGACGCAACCGCAAATGGTAGAGGCTTATTGGCGGCAGTTCCAACCGGGTATTACTCAAGCAGTGCGATACCCGTTTGCCAGGTTACCGCAAATTGACGGACAGGATGAGGCCGGCAATGCAACTCCATTCTCGGACCATTACACTTATGTTGCGAAGAACCCCGGCGGAACGGACTAATCAAGGCGCCTATATTTAGAGGGATGATACTACAAACCTTGAACTGTGATTGCCTCTGGACACGTCTCGCCTTGATTGACCGGGGCTCCGAGTCTAAGCCAAAAGTCCCAAGGATGTTCGCCCTTTGATAAGCCGGAGACCTCAAAGTACATTCCGGATCGTCCAGGGGTATCAGCGCCCTCTCCGTCCCAATTCATGCTGTCGCGAGCGGCATGAACATCGTCCACATAAAATGGGAAAAAACCTTTTTCCACAAGTCTACGTTCGATGCCAATGTCCATCGCAAGTAACTGCCCCATAAGGTTCACGTTATAGCGATATAAACACGAGCTACCCCGACAGAACTTAAGTCCAACCTCACTTAAGTTTTTTTTGCCTCTCTTAATTAACTCACTATCAAGCCTGGGCATCCGAATGTCTTTATGACTTCGTTGAACGGCGGGCGCCAACATCCAACTGTAGAGAATACCGCTGCCTTGATTCAAGTAGGTACCCGCGTCTACTGGCAAATTTAGCAGCATGGGGATGTGACCCGAGTCGGCAAAAAATCCGACATCGGTGGCTAAACTCATTTTTATCTTCAGGAACAATACTTTTAAAAAAAATGATAACCTGGCTAAGCTCGATACAGGTCCAATTCGTTTTTCCTCAAGCTTAGACTTTATATGGCGGGAGTCAAAATGCAGAGTAAAAAAATTTTTTGTATCTGCAGTAATCAACATCCGTGAGTCTGTAGCGATATCTTCCCAAATTCCGTCCTCTCGCCTGAACTTGATACTGTCAAAAAGCATGTGATTGGAGGAGTTGAACTTATAAATGTAACGCTTACTTTGAAGTTGATGCTGGCTATCATCAAAGACGACCATGCCCGTATCGCGTAGATCAGCTTTTGATTCACCCTCACAAATGGCGAGGTACGCGAATGACTCCTGACGCACATGACGTAACTCAAAAAACTGACGGGACTTACAAGGCCTAGCTTTCGAGCCCCTAGTGAGTTTAGTTCCGAAGTCTTCTGCCCTAAAAGTCAGCAGGTCTTGGTCGCTCACGTCGTCCGTTAACGATATGTTTTCATTGGTAAAAACAACCCTTCCGTGATCATCGACTGGATCTAGTTGCAAAGGTATGGAACGCCATACCAAGCGGCCAGTGTGGGTATCTACAGCAAATAGTCTTAATCCCGAGCGTTTACCGTCAACTTTAACCGGTAGTTGGCCCACGAACATCGCTCCCGGACATGCCGTTACCCTTGTGGTACTCACCACCCAGAGTATCAGCCACAAGACCCTCGACAAGCCCACCGTCGCGAGGCTATAGGTGCGCCGGGAGTCTTGACAATGGTTGGCAATGAACATCCGAGGTCCTCTGCTATGGAGAAAAGCAAGCTACACGAGCAATTGTTGCAACTGAGCGATTTCGATTACCCTTGCCCTCAACACTTGATCGCTCAAGAACCCATACCTGGTCGTAGCAACTCCAAACTGCTAGTCAGAAGGCAAAACAGCACCACCGAAGATTTGCATGTATCTGATCTTACAACAGAAGTCCCTGGTGGCTCGCTATTAATTTTTAACGAATCCAGGGTGTTTCCGAGCCGCATGTTAGGGCTTTTGCCGACTGGAGGCAGCATCGAAGTGTTTCTCCTCAGTGAGATCGGAACCACTGAGTCGCCATCAAGATCTATTTGGCAGGCCCTGGGTAGACCAATGAAGAAGCTTAAACCTGGGGTCACGGTCCATTTTGAGCCACAATTAAGTGCCACAGTACTTGAACGTTACGATGACAATGCTGGAAATAGTCTCATTAATCTTGAGTTTGATATGTCCCCCTCTGCATTCACGACATGGCTCGAACGCCATGGATTTATCCCGCTGCCTCCCTATATTAAACGCAAAAAACCGCTCAAAGCTGAGGCATCAGCAGATCGCGATAGATATCAAACTGTTTATGCACGACAGACTGGCTCGGTTGCCGCACCGACGGCGGGATTACATTTTACAGAAGAGCTTTTTGAATGCCTAAGATCACGAGAGATCGGGCTGCACTTCGTCTCGCTGCACGTGGGTGCTGGAACATTTCTTCCCATTAAGACTCAAAATATTGCAGACCATCATATGCACTCCGAGCGTTATCGGGTCGGAAAAGAGACGGCGAAGGCCATCTACCAAGCCAGAATAAGCGGCCGAAAAGTAATAGCTGTCGGCACCACTACATTCAGAAGCCTAGAATCGCTTTACCGTAAAGCATCTGAGGATCCTGATAAATTTATCGAACTAGCAGATTCTTGGCATAGTACTAATTTATTTCTAAGACCAACGAAAGATGGCGAAATTTACCGACCTTGGGTGATAGACGGCCTCTTTACCAATTTCCATCAACCCTGCTCGACCCTCTTTATGCTCATTGCTACGATAGTTGGGTTAGAAGCAGCAAAGGACATGTACGCCGAAGCAGTGTCTAAAGGGTACCGTTTATTCAGCTACGGTGATGCCAATCTCATTTGGCTTTAAGCCTGCTTGCGTCGCTCTAAAATCTTTACCAAAAGCTGAAGGTCTTCGAGCTGTTGCCGAAGAGCTTTAATCTCCAAATCTCGACTGGCAAGGACAGCCTCTAGTGTCTCAAGCTTACTCTTAAACTTTTCGACCGTACGTCGCTCGTTGTCTGAAATTTTGCGCAACGAAGCCTCGCAGTAGGCTAACAAAGCCCTGGTATCAACAAGAGAAGACTCTTGGGAGAGTAACGGCCGGGTAAGCGACCCTGGCACTATCATCTCACCTTGACGTTGATGGGATTCAAACTCAGAGCTGATCTGCTGTGTTGCTTGCTTTATGCCAATCTGATTGGACTTTATAACCACAGGTTCGCTCATCGAGACGCTGCCGACTCTGTTAAATGGCAGCTTCTGGTCCGACAAAGCGTCGCGGCCAGACTCACTAACGACTACCCTGTCTTGCGGATGTCTCGGAGGCAGATTTGGTCTCTGATTTACTGCATTGCCGGATACTGGAATAAAGTATTTGCCATCCTGTAGAATGGCATGCAGTTTACCGGTTTTGATACGACGCCTAATGGTCATATCAGACACCTTGAAAGTGCGTGCATACTCGACGATCGATAGCCATTGTTCCGTCATCGAACATCCCCATCTGCTGGCGACATGGAATTCACGAGCATCATTTGATGCAGTGATCCATATGGTTAAGTTTAGCAATCACCATCACCCCCAAAAACCCCGTCAAATCATTGACCTATAGGCACTTAATGCCTACTGATCAAAATAGATCCTCATTCTCCTTCAATTGACTCGGTGTTTCCGGAAGCGCGGTCATAGCCGGTCGCTGCTGGTACAATCGAGAGTAAACGTCAAAACTTCGAATCACCTCTCTGACATATCGTCGCGTCTCAAAATATGGAATCGAGTCGACAAACTCGTCGGCGGAGCAATCGCCACATGTCGCCAGCCACTGATTAACTGCTAACGGTCCGGCGTTGTAGGCTGCCGCCGCCAAAAATGGGTTGTCTCCGTAGTAACTTAGTAATCGGTCCAGATAGTAAAGTCCGTAACCGATATTGATCTCTGGCTCTGTCACCTCTCGGATATCAAAATCCTCATCGTGCAAAAGCGTCGCGATCTTTAGGGCAGTATAGGGCATTAGCTGCATTAAACCAGTGGCGCCTACAGGTGAGCGTGCCTCCTTGTTGTACAAACTCTCGGACCTCATGATACTCAGCACCAAGTAGGGACTTAGCTGCATGTGATTGGCCATAGGCATGACGATTCTCTCGTAGGCTATTGGATAATAAACTTTCCATTCATCATCGTGTTGTATTTGGCTTTGAATCAAACCATCCCAATTTGATGGCAGATTTCTGAGACTTGTAAATGTAGTGTAACGGATATTTCGGGATGGCCTATAGTCATCCAGATCACCAGATAATTTGGTAATCGCAGCAAAGGCGCCGAGCTTGTCGAAACCTGACCAGCGCAACTTACTCAGTTGAGCGGCTGCGGCATCACGAAGTCCCACATTCCGTAAATCTGCAATCAACTGCAAATCAGGCCGGGTGTCTAGTCCAGTGGCGTCTCCAGCGCGAGCGGCCATTGACTTTGCTGCTAGCGATATCGAGGTAGTAATCTGACCAATTTCATTGGCTACCGAACCAATAGTCGCTTCTGGATTCTGATTGGGTGTAGTTAACTCAGGGTGACGCGTGGCAGTCATCAATCCGTAAAACGAGCTGCCGTGGCTGTGCAGAATTTCCAAAAACAAAGTCTTTGCTTCATCTAGTCGGCCTAAGTTTTCCAAAATACGCGCATGCCAATATTTTATTATGTGAATTTGATCACCCTCTCGTGGCGTCACATATCCAGGTTGATCCAACATTGCCAATGCAGCGGCGTATTGTTTACTGCGGTACAAATTCCAAAACCGCATCCACCTCAGCGTCGCCGTGTCACGTCGACCTAACGCTAGTCCGTAGTTATCAGCTGCAGCCCGAATTTGGCCACTATATCGCAAAGAATCGCCTAATAACTCCTGAGCCCTACCACTGAACATATGTCGCGGATGCTCGTACATGAAGTCCGTCAGTACTCGAACAGCTCTTTGTGGCTCGAAGACCCTGAGGCTAACCTTCGCCAGATCGATTACAATATTCGGATATGTCCCAGAATCTCGTGTAGATTTTTCTTTACTGAGTAAGTCCTCAAGCTCCCGTCGAGCGAGGCCAAATAACCGCGACTCGCTATAGAACTTTGCTCTTTCTTCACTTGTTTTGACGCGGACAGAACCCGCGGAATCGACCGTCGGTCGCAACAATGAAGCCGCCAAGAAGTCGCCCAAACCGTTTCCGAGTACTACATTTTTACTTAGGCGCTTAAGCAGCCTGTCAGAAAACGCATAACCACCGTCCGAGAGGGGCCGGCAAGTAGCCTCTTCAAGTTTACGAAAGGCCCATCGTGATTCAGGAGTAGCTGGGTAATTTGCCGCAAGGCCCTCGAGAATTTCAAAATTAACTCGGTTTTCACCGTTTTTTTCAAGCGCTTCAAATGCCATCTTTGCGAGAACTTCTTGCCGCTTACTGAACGTGTAACGCTTACTGAATTCCGTAAAAGCCGTTGTTAATTGAGTGTAGTCAGCCTCTGCATTGTAACTCTCAATGAGCAGACTCTGGACTCTCTTGTTCCAAGCGTCGCCAAATTCATGGATTGATAAGTTTCTCAGAATCTCGATGGTTTCCTTGTAAGATCCACCGCGAAACTTTGCTTCCGCCAAATAATAACGGACGATTGGCTGTAACGGATCTTTGGACGCGAGTCCTAGCTCTGCAGAAGTAAGAAATTGCAGAGCAAGCCGTGGATTTTTGTCCATGTACTGAACACCAAGTGCGAGCGCCAACAGCAACTTCTCCCTTTCATTTTTGACTTGTGCATAAGTGGCATGTAAATCCACAGTAAAGGATAGTTGTCTCGCTCGCTCCTGTGACCTCATTTTATTGATGAATTCAAGCATCGCCACTTCCCGAAAGCCTGCCAAAGCTGGTTGCGCAGCAATTGCGACTAACCCGGCCAGAATTAATAGGAAGTGACTAATCTTTACCAAAATACCTCCGTGAGGCGGGGGACAAGGCCCAGCTCTCCGAAGAGTATTTCGTCACAAATGCAGGGAATCTTTAGCGGATTAGTTGTCGCTGAGGGCGAAGAGGCCGAGAACCAAATCGTTAACTATCAACATCGTTCATTATGAAAGCGGCGACCTCTTGAGTGAACTCGAATTTTTTCGATCGGCGCCATTAATACACACTCGGCCGTCAGCAACCCTTTTTTCAGGTTTGCCAATTCGACCAGAGCTGCCTGAACAGCTCCCCCCTTTTATTGGGGAGTTTCTGATATACCACCGCGGCATAATTATGGCGTCGCAACCGCTGTCTGTTCTCTCTTGCGTTCCAAAAACAGCATATCAACCAGTAACAGGGAGACACCCACTGTGATGCAACTGTCGGCGAAATTAAAATTAGGAAAGTCGTAACGCCATCCTGCTAGATTCCAACGAACATCGATCCAGTCTATGACATAACCGAATCTGATTCGGTCGAGAAAATTTCCGATGGCACCTGACAAAATCAAACTGAGAGAAAAAATGGCTAAACGGTGATGTACAGGAGTTGATCGCAGATAGAGCAAGATGATGAACACAGCTAGGCATGTCACCAAATAAAAAAATGGTACTCGAATGACATCCGGTAGATTAGACAATGCACCCCATGCAGCACCAAGGTTTCGGACATAATTCGTACTCAGAGATATGAATGCGTGACTTCCATCCGGCGCACCGTCGCTGCCATCACTGGACCAAAGTGGATAACGCTGACCACGATAAGACGATAAATTTTCGGCATCGGACCAAACCATTAACGTGGACTGGGCATGGTACTTAGTGACCTGATCGAGGCCTATACTGCCAAGTACCATCAGTAGCAAAAATAACAATGAAAGCTTGTGTGCTCGTGCTGCAAGCGGGGTAAGTTTGGGATTCGCTGTCACGAAAGAACCTCTTTCAATGTGGGATAAATGCCCTGTAAACTTGAGGCTTTATTGTATCAAAATGGCAGCCCCCCCGCCATCTGAAGGTGTATTACTAATGGTGAACTCATGATACCAGTTGCAGTAATTTTCGATTTTGACGGTGTATTGGCGGATACACTGGAGACTCATTTAAAAGCGTGGGTTTTGGCTACTAAAGAAGTGTTTCAACAAGATATCGCGCCACCGACCGAGCTTAGTGGACAC includes:
- a CDS encoding DUF45 domain-containing protein, producing the protein MTEWVRHMHTYDAEQLRMLAYTYYENFLPHFRQQPEGSLIEPVTIEFSSRMKQKLGLAFLFEHKIRLNLPYFRSDPSLLPYTLFHELTHLWLYDCMLDPGHTRRFYKKMRDFEATGLAIDPDVHIHTRVAAEGKFVYSCPNCKNRWYLRDQLKYSIYCGHCFDREGIEYFAEGLSISGRHENICKDTDSAA
- a CDS encoding murein peptide amidase A, which encodes MKSANERTKLLSSLSRLMKSFLLLGTVLLPASTVVAQVSFVDQSQMFTKLPFVSPANFADSVLQEQRKAVAIRTFCTEVRKYYRKYKWNDDPCGNLRWQAELHTRSGHPLIYAEFGSGQETTLLLGGVHADELTPIHLAFRFARYLNDNSNLLGTNAHVILAPLVNPDGFLRTRPTRTNFNGIDLNRNFFTADWYDKARRVWQIDRKKVLAHFPGYFPNSEVETIFQIQLIDRFKPDKILSVHAPLGFLDYDGPGSGILRPLTTTERKAKRLVKAISESSQNYKVVDYTFYPGSLGNYAGNERQIPTVTLELQTTQPQMVEAYWRQFQPGITQAVRYPFARLPQIDGQDEAGNATPFSDHYTYVAKNPGGTD
- the queA gene encoding tRNA preQ1(34) S-adenosylmethionine ribosyltransferase-isomerase QueA codes for the protein MVGNEHPRSSAMEKSKLHEQLLQLSDFDYPCPQHLIAQEPIPGRSNSKLLVRRQNSTTEDLHVSDLTTEVPGGSLLIFNESRVFPSRMLGLLPTGGSIEVFLLSEIGTTESPSRSIWQALGRPMKKLKPGVTVHFEPQLSATVLERYDDNAGNSLINLEFDMSPSAFTTWLERHGFIPLPPYIKRKKPLKAEASADRDRYQTVYARQTGSVAAPTAGLHFTEELFECLRSREIGLHFVSLHVGAGTFLPIKTQNIADHHMHSERYRVGKETAKAIYQARISGRKVIAVGTTTFRSLESLYRKASEDPDKFIELADSWHSTNLFLRPTKDGEIYRPWVIDGLFTNFHQPCSTLFMLIATIVGLEAAKDMYAEAVSKGYRLFSYGDANLIWL
- the lspA gene encoding signal peptidase II produces the protein MTANPKLTPLAARAHKLSLLFLLLMVLGSIGLDQVTKYHAQSTLMVWSDAENLSSYRGQRYPLWSSDGSDGAPDGSHAFISLSTNYVRNLGAAWGALSNLPDVIRVPFFYLVTCLAVFIILLYLRSTPVHHRLAIFSLSLILSGAIGNFLDRIRFGYVIDWIDVRWNLAGWRYDFPNFNFADSCITVGVSLLLVDMLFLERKREQTAVATP